GCTGGAATTTTGTTCCCTGCAAACTGTATTCGATGTTGCGGGCCGTGATCTGGGCCGGCTTCAAAAGCCCAAAGGTCAAAAGCGCGGCCTTGGTGGCCTCAATGACATTTTTTGAGGCCGGATCGTCAATGTTCACCACGCAGCAGGCTTTTTCGCTTAAACCTTGAAACAGGCGAAGCTTGGCCTTAAGGTATTCATCCATGGTGCCGTGAAAGTCCAGGTGGTCCTGGGAGAAATTGGTGAAGGCCGCCGCCTTGAAATCTATCCCGGCCACCCGTTCCAGCTCGATGCCGTGGGAGGAAGCTTCCATCAGGACCGTGTCGGCCCCGGCTTCCAGCATTTCGGCCAGCAGTCTTTGCAGGTCCAGCGACTCCGGAGTGGTGTTGGGGGCGGGATAGCTTTTATCCATCACCCAGTAATTGATGGTCCCCAGCAGCCCCACTTTTTTGCCGGCGGCGGCAAAGACCGAGCGGGCCAGATAGGAAGTGGTGGTCTTGCCAGCCGTGCCGGTGACGGCCAGAAGTGTCATTTGGTCGGCCGGACGGCCGTAATACTCCGCCGCCATCAGGGCCATGGCCCGGCGGATGTTTTTTACTTTGACCACCGGAGCCGGGCCATACTCCTGGCCGCCCTCGGCCACTATGCCGGCCGCTCCCCGGGCCAGGGCCTGGTCCACGAATTTCCGCCCGTCGGTCTTGTAACCGGAGATGGCAAAGAACAGCTCGCCCGGCTTGATGCTCCGGGAATCGTAGCCCAGCCCCAAAACCTCAAGGTTTTGGGAAATATTGGCCACGGATGGTGTTTCTCCCGGTATGGCTTTCAGCAGCTGGTTAAGTTGTTTCACCGGTCTTTCTTTTTCGTTGTTTGTTTTTATTGGCTTCCGGCAGTTGTTTTTTATCTGGCGGCCAGCAGATCCTGTCTGAGCCCTTTGGGAAGGCTGATTATCCTTTGCATTACATTGTGACAGACCGGAGCCGCCACCTCTCCCCCGAAAAATCTTCCCTGGGGTTCGTCGATTATCACCGCAACTAGAAGCCGTGGCGCCTCGGCCGGGACAAAGCCGATGAAAGAAGCCACATACTTATCCGAGGCGTAGCCTTTTTTGCCCTGCTCCTTTTTTTGGGCGGTTCCGGTCTTGCCGGCCACCCGCCAGCCTTCTATCTGGGCGGCCTGGCCCGTCCCTTCGCTGACGCAGCGCTCCAGCATGTTTATCATCTGGGCCGAGGTCTGGTCCGAGATCACCCGGCGCAGGGTATCGGGTCGGCATAATCCATTGACGGCCTGACCGGCTGGGGCCAGGCCCTTGATCAGCCGGGGCCTTAAAAGATAACCCCCGTTGGCTATGGCCCCGTAAGCCATTGCCAGCTGCAGGGCGCTGACCGAAAGGCCCTGGCCGAAACTGATGTTGGCATGTTTGATCACCGGCCAGCCGTCCGGCTTGTCCATCAGGCCCGCCGCCTCGCCCGGACACTCGATCCCGGTCCGGGACCCGAACCCGAAGGCCCGGGCGCCCTGATACAGTTTGTCTTTGCCCAAAGCCAGCCCTATCTTGGCCAGACAGATGTTGCTGGAAAAGGCCAAGGCCTTGCTGACCGTGATCGGCCCGTACTTGTGGCCTTCGGCCTCGCCGATCCTGTGCCCGCCCACCGCGAAGCTTCCCTGTTCGCCGTCGAATATCTCTGCGGTGTCTATGACCCTGGACTCCAGCCCCAGGGCGATGGTCACCGCCTTGAAGGTGGAGCCGGGCTCGAACTGGGCGGCCACCGCCCCAAAGGTCATGGCCTGGCGGCCAAAATTTTCTGGTCGGTTGGGGTCGAACTCCGGGTAGCTGGCCATCCCCAGGATCTCGCCGGTGGATGGATCGGATATCACCACCGTTCCCCAGGCGGCCTTGAATTTATCCCCGGCTTTTATAAGTTCCTCGTCGGCGATGGCCTGGTATTCGGCATCTATGGTCAGTTGGAGAGAGTTTCCCGAACGGGCCGTCTTGGAGGCGTATTCCAGCGAAGGCCTGATCCTTCCCCGGGCGTCACATTGACGGGTGGACCAGCCGGCCTCTCCCGAAAGTTCCTGGTCGTAATAAAGCTCCAGGCCCTCCAGGCCCCGGCCGTCCCGGCCTGTAAAACCCAGCAACTGCCCGGCCACCGTGCCATAGGGATAAGAACGCCGGTCGTCGATTGATAATGCCAACGGCCGGCCTTGACGGTCAACTATCTGCCCACGCTCAGGAAGGATGCCGATCCGAAGCTGGTGCTGCCTTTGGGCCAGGTTCCGGTAATGCCCGCCCTTGAATGCCTGCAACCACACCAGCCTTCCGGCCATCAAGGCCCATATAAAAAAACAGAAAACCGCAAGGGTTTTCGTTCGTTGTGACATCATGGCTTGCTCCAGGCCGATGAGACCGGCCGGAAGATCCCGGCCAGGACATAGGCCAGCCCGCCCCGCTCCATAGCCGGGGATTTCAGCATCACCACCACCTGGCTGTTGGAGGGATACTCAAAACCCAGGCCGGACGCCGCCCTGGATTCCAGACGGTTCCTGGCCTCCAGCTGCTGCAGTTTTACCAAAAGCTCCTTCTGCAGGGAGACCACTTCCCGGTTGTAGTTTTGGTCTTTTTCGATGGCGGCCAGCTGCTGGGAAAGGTTGAATTTCTGCCGGATGGACAGGAACATCACGGTGAACAGCAAAAAGACCAGGCCGGCAATGAACCAGCCGGTCCGGTTTTTCTGGAGCTTGATCTCTGTTTTATGTAAAAAGGTGTTCATACTTTTTCGGCCGCCCTTAATTTGGCGCTGCGGGCCCGGCTGTTCTCCGATATCTGCCGGGGCCCCGGAACCATAGCTTTTTTGGTTATTATTTTGATCACCGGCATTTTACCGCAAACGCAGGACGGCAGGCGGGGAGGGCAGGTACAGGGTTCGGCCATTTGGCGGAAGGTCTCCTTGACCATCCGGTCTTCCAGCGAATGATAGGAGATGACCACTATCCTGCCGCCGGAAGCAAGCATTTCCACTCCGGTCTTCAGGCCCTGTTCCAGTTCGCTCAGTTCATCATTGACCTTGATCCTGATGGCCTGAAATATCCGGGCCATGGTCTTGGCCGGCATCTGGGGCCGGGTCTCCTTTATCACCCGGGCCAGCTGTCCGGTGGTCTCTATCGGATTGTTGATCCTGGTCTCAGCTATGGCCCGTGCGATCTTTCTGGATTTCTGCTCCTCGCCATACTGGTAAAAAATATCGGCCAGTTCCTTCTCTCCGGTGTTATTCACCAGGTCCCGGGCCGAGACCCCGTTCAGCCCCATCCGCATGTCCAGCGGACCGTCGCCCATGAAACTGAAGCCGCGCTGTGAATGGTCTATCTGGGGGGAGGACAGCCCCAGGTCAAATAGTATCCCGTCGATTTTCAGATCCCTGCCCCAGTTCATCTCGTCCATCAGGCTGAACTTGAGGTTGACCGCAGTGAACCTTTCTTTGTAATCAGACAATCTGGCGGTGGCGGCCTCGATGGCCCGGGGATCGCGGTCCAGCCCGATCAGCTTGCCCGAGGGACCGTTCCTTTTCAGTATCCCCAGCGCGTGCCCGCCTCCGCCCAGAGTGGCGTCGATGTAGTTCCCCCCGGGCCTGACGTTTAAAAGATCTATTGCTTCTTCCAGCAGAACCGGCTGATGCCGGAATTCATCCATAGTTCACCTTGTGTTTATTGTCTGATCCGCCTGAACCCCGAACGATCCCCAATCATCAAATGACAAATGCCAAATGACTCGGTCAGGCCACCGCGGTCAGCGGTTTGCGCTCCTGGCGCTGGAACAGGTCGCACTGCACCGGCTCCCGGGTGGAGGCGATCTCAAAGGCCTCGCCGGCCCCGGCCATCTGCAGGATGTTGATCAGGTATGGGGACAGACCGTGCAGGATCAGGTCGCCGCCGTAGCTTCTCAGCCGCTCCGCCCGTTTGACCAGTATCTCCACCCCCCGGTAATCCATGTGCTTGACCCCGGACATCTCCATCTCCAGCTTGAAACAATTCTTCTTCATGATCTTCAAGATCGCCTCTTCGATCTGAAAGAAGCCCTGCAGGTTGATCATTCCGTTCACTTCCAGCCTGACGCTGTTGTCGGCCGCAGGGATGGCTTGGATTCTCATGATTTATCTTCCTCTTTTGATTGCTGTTTCAGGTATCCGGTTTTTTCAGGGCTACAGTTTCTTGATCAGCTCCTGGTGGAGCCCGCTGTTCTGGTCCAAAAGTTTCTGGTAGGAATCAGGATTCCAGATCTCCATCTTGTCGCTGACCCCGACAATCACCGCTTCTTTGACCAGCCCGGTCTCCTGCAGGAATTTGGCCGGGATCATGATCCGCCCCTGGGCGTCCAGTTCGGCCAAAATACTCTCGGCCGCGAATATCCTCAGGGCGTTCCGGTTCTCCTCGGTCCGGGGCTGCGATTCCAGCTCGGCCATGATCTTGGTCCAGTTGTCCTGGGGATAGACGAAAAGACAGCCGCCCTTCAGGCCCTTGGTGATCAAAAGCTGGCCGGCCGATTCGTTGGATATCTGCTTCCGTAATTGGGCCGGCAGATTGAGCCTTCCCTTGGAATCAAGATTATGGTGGTATGTGCCGAAGAAATATGCCATGGTAGCGCTCCAAAACACCTTATTTTACGGTGTTTCTAGAATTTTCCGGGATTATTGTTTTTTTACTGAAAAAGGCCATAAAAATATGGGATTTTAACCATGTTAAACCACTATCCCCCACTTTAACCCACTGGTCACCATTTTAGTGTTTTTTAGCCCCATTGTCAAGCAAAAAATGACTTTTTTTTGACTTATTTTTTAGTCGCCTGCCAGACCTCGGGGAAATAAAAAAAGCAGGCAAAATTTGCCTGCTTTTTAGGTTTTTTTGATACAAATTTGAGTTTATTTATATACCGGGATTCTGTATTTTTTACTAAAGATTTCAGGTCTTAGACGACCATCATGGCATCGCCGTAACTGAAAAAACGGTACCTATTCTCTATGGCCTGCTGATAAGCATTCATTACATTCTCCCTCCCGGCCAGGGCCGAAACCAGCATGATCAGGGTAGATTTTGGCAGGTGGAAATTGGTCACCAGCGAGTCCACTATTTTAAATTGGTATGGCGGGTAGATGAATATTTCTGTCCAATCGGACAATTTTCCACTTTGCCCGAAACTCTCCAAGGCCCTGCTGGTTGTGGTACCCACAACAACTATTTTTCGATTTTCCAATTTCCCATTTTTTATTTTTTCTGCAGCTTCCCTGCTTATCTTGTAGTACTCCGCGTCCATCTTATGCTCCCGGATATCATCGGACTCCACGCTTTTGAAGGTTCCCCAGCCCACGTGCAAGAGTATTTCCAGGACCTCCACCCCTTTGTCCTTGACCTTTTCCATCAACTCCGGGGTGAAATGCAGGCCGGCGGTGGGGGCGGCCACCGCGCCTTCCTCCTTGGCATATATTGTCTGGTAGCGGTTTTTGTCTGCCTCCATTGGTTTACGGTCGATGTATGGCGGCAGCGGCACCTGTCCTACTTTTTCCAATATTTGGTAAAAGTCGCCCTGATGCGTGAATCTGACCAGGCGCTGCCCGCCTTCCCGGTGTTCGACGATCTCCGCCTCCATCAAGCCGTCTTTAAACTCAACCCGGGCCCCGGGCATCAGCCTCCGTCCCGGCCGGACCAGGCAGTTCCACAAATTTTCGGATTCATGCCGAAGCAACAAGATCTCCACCTCCCCGCCGGTCTGTTTCTTGTGCCCGATCAACCGGGCCGGGATGACCTTGGTATTGTTGAGCACCAAGATGTCTGAAGGCTTAAGATATTCAACGATATCGCTGAACCGGCGGTGCTCGATATGGCCGTCGTTGCGGCGCAACACCATCAGCCGCGAGGAATCACGCTTTTCCGCCGGGCTTTTGGCAATGAGCTCCGGTGGGAGATTATAGTCAAAGGAGGAGAGTTTCATTAAGAATATATCCTGTTCTTTAATTTGAACAATTATAGCACAGCTGGTTTTTGCCTGCAACCGGAGGACATGATTTATTTGATTTACAGATCAATAGCCCAGGCATTAATGCCTGGGCTATTGACAAAACCAAATCTGCTCTTTATTTCGTCCCACCGCATACCGGACAATTCTGCAGGCTCATCGGCACCTCCAGCCCGGCCTCCTCCATCAGTTTTTTATCGGTTATGATATCCTTGGTTGGACCATCGGAAATTATCCGCCCGTCTTTGATGATTATTGTTCTCTGGCACAATTCCAGCACCATGTCCAGATCATGCGAGGTGATTATCTTGGTATGTGCAAAGCCTTTCAGGGTGTCCATCAGACGCCGCCGGGACCTTGGGTCCAGCGACGAGGTCGGCTCGTCCAGGATCAGGATGTCCGGAGACATAGACAGTACCGAGGCTATGGCCGCCGCCCGCTTTTCCCCGGCCGAAAGATGGAACGGCGCCCGATCCTTGAGCTGAACAATTCCGACCTGTTCCAGAGCAGAGGTTACCCTCTGCTTCACCTGGGTTTCGTCAAGTTTGAGATTGCGGGGCCCGAAGGCCACATCGTCAAATACCGTGGTCATGAAAAGCTGATCGTCCGGATTCTGAAACACCATGCCCAGCCTCTGCCGGATCATGTTTATAGTATCTTTGTTCAGTTTGACCTCGCCTATTATGACCTCCCCCCGGGAAGGTGTCAGTATGCCGTTCAAAAGCATCAACAGCGTAGATTTTCCCGCCCCGTTAGCGCCTATGACGCCGACCGATTCCCCGTGATGAATGCGAAAAGATATCCCGTTGAGCGCCTGATGGCCGTCGGGATATGCGTAAAACAAATCTTTCGCTTCGGTTATATGATGGCTCATTTTACGGAACCAATAAGAATATTGCCCAGCCATAGGGGAAGGTTGACCGCCCGTGAAGCGGCAATGAATGCCCCCCAGCCGGCCACGAACAGATAATCGCCGAACCCAGGACTGGTATTTTTCCCGGTGTTATATTCCCCGTTAAAACCCCTCAGGCACATGGCACCATAGACCCTTTGGGCCTGGTCCAAAGTTCTTAAAAGGATCTGCCCCAGCAAGGGACCCCACACCTCCCGCTTGAGGCCCTTTGGATCAAAGGCCCTAAGCGAATAAGCCTGAATGATGCGGGCGGCCTCCTCCAGCAGAACCGTTATATACCGGTAGGTCAGCATCAACTGGAGGACGAATATTTTCGGGACCTTTAGTTTTCTCAACGACAAGGCTATCCCGTCCATCCCGGTGGTGGCCATCAGGATCAGGGCCGAGGTTACCGCCAGGCTTCCCTTGATGACGATGGAGATGAGTATCAACCAACCGGAGGATACAGAATATCCCAAAATGCCCGTTGTGCTCCGGTCAAACAGGGGGTTTAAAAGCCCCACGCAAATGATCATCGGTTCGATATACAGCAGCCGCTTCAGGATCGGGCCGGCCGGTATCCGTCCCGCCGCCGCCATGAACACCGGAAAGATCAGAAAAGGCATCAGGGCAATGGTGGCGTACTTATCATAGGATACCAGCACCACCGTATAAATCAGCGTGGCCAGTAGTTTCGCCAGGGGGTGCAGGCGGTGTATGAATGAATCCTGCCGGGCCAGTTCATCAAACCGTCTGATGTTATATGTGGCGTTTACTAAATTGGGCATTTAGTATCTATGTCTTTTTGCCTGTTCTATTTTTCATGTTTATCACGAAGCCCATGAAAGCCGCCAGCAACAGGGTCATCGAACCGCCCACCAGGCCGGAGACGGTTGTCCCGGCACTGACTGCCGGCCATTTTTCACTTTGTCCCTTGGTTGGTGATTCGTCTCCAGAAACCTTGAATCCGTAGTCCGGCAGGAACGCCGTCTCCTCCTGCACTGCTGCCATTTTTTTATGAGCGGGATCGGTGGACTCCAATTCTTCCCGGCCCGAGGTCTTGAATATGGACCACTCCAACCCGTCGGGGTGGGACGAAGCGAACCAGGAAAGCACTGCGCCGGCAAACACCGCCATAACGGCCAGACCGATCATAACCTTTTTAATGGACAAGTTGCCCAATGCCTGATTCAAAGCGGCTTTCTCCATGATCTCCGGCCGGGCCTTCCAGACAAAGGATACCACGGCTGCCGTCACCAACCCCTCCACGATCCCGATGGCCAGATGGATCGGTTGCATCAGCAGCACAAAGGCCCTGAATGGCAGCTCGGTCTTCCCGGATAATACCGTCTCCAGCACCACCCCGAAAGCTCCCAGCTGAAGTCCCACAATAGCAGAAACCATTGACGCGGTCATTTTCCGTTTAGCGCTGAATTCCCGGCCGATTATTTTTTTGTAGATCAGCGGGTAAGCCAGAAAACAGGTAAAGAAACCGAGGTTGAAAATATTTGCTCCCAGGGCCAGCAGTCCGCCGTCGGCAAAGAACAGGGCTTGGATGGTCAGAATGGAGGCCATGGTCAGAAATCCGGCATAGGGTCCAAGCAGGATGGCTAAAATAAGCCCCCCGCCCAAGTGTCCGCTGGAACCGGTGCCGGGAACGGAAAAATTTATCATCTGGGCGGCAAAGATGAAAGCTCCCATTACGCCCATCAGGGGAACTTTTTTCTGATCAATGTCGCTTTGGACCTTTTTTATGGAATAGGCGGCCACGCCTGCAGTAGCGGCCCACATTGCCCCTCCCACCACCGGAGATATCAGGGCGTCTGCCATGTGCATTGTCAAAGCCTCCGATTTATCATGTCACCAATTATTTTTTTAGCGAAGTGCTTCCCGCAGCACCTCCAGGTTCTTCTCCATGGCCTTAAGGTAGGCATCGGGCTCCATCGGGCCGGTGACCGCCGGATCCAGGGTGAACACCTTGGCCCCGGTCTCCCGGGCTATGGCCTCGGCCGACTTGGCCGGATACTGGGGCTCGGCAAAAATGGCTTGGACCTTGTTTTTCCGGATGATCCCGATGGTCCGGGCCAGCTCCCCGGCGCTGGGTTCGGATCCCGGCTCCCTTTCTATCACGGCCAGGATGTTCAGTCCGAACTCCCGGGCGAAATAGGGAAATGCTTCGTGAAAGGTTATGATGTCTCGGTTCTTGATGTCCTTGAGAGCCAGGTGCATCCTGTTTTTCAGAAAATCCAGCCGGGCCAGATAGATCCCGGCATTTTTGCGGTATTGTTTGGTTTGCGTCGGATCGGCTTTTTCCATTCCGGCCTCGATGTTTTGCACCTGGGCCATGGCTCCTGAGATGCCTGCGAATATGTGAGGATTGGTGGTTCCCTGATATACGATCAGATCGATGCCCCGGCTGGCATCTATCACAGTCAGCTTTGGGTTTTGGCTGGTGACCTTGGCCAGGAATGACTCCATCCCCGCGCCGTTGGCCACCAGGACATCGGCCCGGCCCAAGGTCTTCATGTCCTGCGGGGTCATCTGATAATCGTGCAGACAGCCGGAAAAAGGCGGGGCCAGGTTGACCAGTTCGACCCCGGGAACATCCTTGACGATGTTGGCCGCCATGATGTACATGGGATAAAAGGAGGTGACCACGGTCAGCCGGGCCGGTTGCTCCTTCTTCAGGCAGCCGGACATTGCCATGGCCACGGCCAGCAGGGCAGTTATTTTGTTTTTCATTTTCCGCTTACTAAAAATAAAATCGTGCTACGAATTTAAAAATTGTAGCACGATTTATGACGGATGTCAAGGATATTTTTCACCCCGGAAGATCTTTGCCTTCCATCCCCCGAGCTATATCTTACCATTTTCGGGGCTGACTGCCTTTCCCTCCCCCAGCTCGCCCGGTGAATAGCAGGTGGGGCTGATCAAATACCGCCGGCCTCCCAGCAGCACCACGAATGCGATCACGCTCAGGATGATGTCCAGTGAGGTCAGGTCTGGTTTGAGCATCTTTCTGGCTATCACGAAGGCTAAAAGTTCCAGCACTGCCGAAAGGCTGTGGGTGACCAGCATCCTGACCAGCTCCAGGCCTATCACCAGCAGCAGAACCCTGTATATTAGCTCATAAAATGTTTCCTTCGCGGTCCAGTCCATCTGAGACATGGTGATCCCGCCGTTTACGGCCGCGAGCAGGACACCAGCCAGCATTGCCAGGGCCAGACCCCTCTCCATCCAGCGGACCGCAGGACTGTAGAACAGGTTGACATTCCATTTCATTCGCTATCCTCCATGATCGTATTTCAGTGCAGCACCCGGCAGCTGGTCTTGGAAAGCAGGCACTGCCCCACCCCCTTTAAGGCTCCGATCTTTCCCTGCAGGGCCTCCAGCTTATCCGTCGGGCCTTTGACGATGATGGTCTCCATGCAATGGTGATGGTCCAGGTGGACGTGCTGCGAAGCGATGATCTTGGCGTCGGAGTCATGCTGTAGGG
The sequence above is drawn from the candidate division TA06 bacterium genome and encodes:
- the rsmH gene encoding 16S rRNA (cytosine(1402)-N(4))-methyltransferase RsmH; its protein translation is MDEFRHQPVLLEEAIDLLNVRPGGNYIDATLGGGGHALGILKRNGPSGKLIGLDRDPRAIEAATARLSDYKERFTAVNLKFSLMDEMNWGRDLKIDGILFDLGLSSPQIDHSQRGFSFMGDGPLDMRMGLNGVSARDLVNNTGEKELADIFYQYGEEQKSRKIARAIAETRINNPIETTGQLARVIKETRPQMPAKTMARIFQAIRIKVNDELSELEQGLKTGVEMLASGGRIVVISYHSLEDRMVKETFRQMAEPCTCPPRLPSCVCGKMPVIKIITKKAMVPGPRQISENSRARSAKLRAAEKV
- a CDS encoding zinc ABC transporter substrate-binding protein, which encodes MKNKITALLAVAMAMSGCLKKEQPARLTVVTSFYPMYIMAANIVKDVPGVELVNLAPPFSGCLHDYQMTPQDMKTLGRADVLVANGAGMESFLAKVTSQNPKLTVIDASRGIDLIVYQGTTNPHIFAGISGAMAQVQNIEAGMEKADPTQTKQYRKNAGIYLARLDFLKNRMHLALKDIKNRDIITFHEAFPYFAREFGLNILAVIEREPGSEPSAGELARTIGIIRKNKVQAIFAEPQYPAKSAEAIARETGAKVFTLDPAVTGPMEPDAYLKAMEKNLEVLREALR
- a CDS encoding energy-coupling factor ABC transporter permease produces the protein MHMADALISPVVGGAMWAATAGVAAYSIKKVQSDIDQKKVPLMGVMGAFIFAAQMINFSVPGTGSSGHLGGGLILAILLGPYAGFLTMASILTIQALFFADGGLLALGANIFNLGFFTCFLAYPLIYKKIIGREFSAKRKMTASMVSAIVGLQLGAFGVVLETVLSGKTELPFRAFVLLMQPIHLAIGIVEGLVTAAVVSFVWKARPEIMEKAALNQALGNLSIKKVMIGLAVMAVFAGAVLSWFASSHPDGLEWSIFKTSGREELESTDPAHKKMAAVQEETAFLPDYGFKVSGDESPTKGQSEKWPAVSAGTTVSGLVGGSMTLLLAAFMGFVINMKNRTGKKT
- the cbiQ gene encoding cobalt ECF transporter T component CbiQ; protein product: MPNLVNATYNIRRFDELARQDSFIHRLHPLAKLLATLIYTVVLVSYDKYATIALMPFLIFPVFMAAAGRIPAGPILKRLLYIEPMIICVGLLNPLFDRSTTGILGYSVSSGWLILISIVIKGSLAVTSALILMATTGMDGIALSLRKLKVPKIFVLQLMLTYRYITVLLEEAARIIQAYSLRAFDPKGLKREVWGPLLGQILLRTLDQAQRVYGAMCLRGFNGEYNTGKNTSPGFGDYLFVAGWGAFIAASRAVNLPLWLGNILIGSVK
- a CDS encoding STAS domain-containing protein — its product is MRIQAIPAADNSVRLEVNGMINLQGFFQIEEAILKIMKKNCFKLEMEMSGVKHMDYRGVEILVKRAERLRSYGGDLILHGLSPYLINILQMAGAGEAFEIASTREPVQCDLFQRQERKPLTAVA
- a CDS encoding UDP-N-acetylmuramoyl-L-alanyl-D-glutamate--2,6-diaminopimelate ligase, with protein sequence MLKAIPGETPSVANISQNLEVLGLGYDSRSIKPGELFFAISGYKTDGRKFVDQALARGAAGIVAEGGQEYGPAPVVKVKNIRRAMALMAAEYYGRPADQMTLLAVTGTAGKTTTSYLARSVFAAAGKKVGLLGTINYWVMDKSYPAPNTTPESLDLQRLLAEMLEAGADTVLMEASSHGIELERVAGIDFKAAAFTNFSQDHLDFHGTMDEYLKAKLRLFQGLSEKACCVVNIDDPASKNVIEATKAALLTFGLLKPAQITARNIEYSLQGTKFQLITPEGNIEVSLGLAGQPNVYNALTACGLGLAGGLSLKAVKAGLEALTSVSGRFQRVSAGQDYEVVVDYAHTPQELERVLITARQLTKGRLITVFGCGGDRDRGKRPLMGKAVAGHSDLVILTSDNPRTEDPAKIIEDILPGLEGSKYQIVADRRQAIFQAVGQAEKGDLVMIAGKGHEDYQIIGAEKIHFDDREVALEAIGSRSLGQA
- a CDS encoding ABC transporter ATP-binding protein; amino-acid sequence: MSHHITEAKDLFYAYPDGHQALNGISFRIHHGESVGVIGANGAGKSTLLMLLNGILTPSRGEVIIGEVKLNKDTINMIRQRLGMVFQNPDDQLFMTTVFDDVAFGPRNLKLDETQVKQRVTSALEQVGIVQLKDRAPFHLSAGEKRAAAIASVLSMSPDILILDEPTSSLDPRSRRRLMDTLKGFAHTKIITSHDLDMVLELCQRTIIIKDGRIISDGPTKDIITDKKLMEEAGLEVPMSLQNCPVCGGTK
- the mraZ gene encoding division/cell wall cluster transcriptional repressor MraZ, whose amino-acid sequence is MAYFFGTYHHNLDSKGRLNLPAQLRKQISNESAGQLLITKGLKGGCLFVYPQDNWTKIMAELESQPRTEENRNALRIFAAESILAELDAQGRIMIPAKFLQETGLVKEAVIVGVSDKMEIWNPDSYQKLLDQNSGLHQELIKKL
- the queA gene encoding tRNA preQ1(34) S-adenosylmethionine ribosyltransferase-isomerase QueA; this translates as MKLSSFDYNLPPELIAKSPAEKRDSSRLMVLRRNDGHIEHRRFSDIVEYLKPSDILVLNNTKVIPARLIGHKKQTGGEVEILLLRHESENLWNCLVRPGRRLMPGARVEFKDGLMEAEIVEHREGGQRLVRFTHQGDFYQILEKVGQVPLPPYIDRKPMEADKNRYQTIYAKEEGAVAAPTAGLHFTPELMEKVKDKGVEVLEILLHVGWGTFKSVESDDIREHKMDAEYYKISREAAEKIKNGKLENRKIVVVGTTTSRALESFGQSGKLSDWTEIFIYPPYQFKIVDSLVTNFHLPKSTLIMLVSALAGRENVMNAYQQAIENRYRFFSYGDAMMVV
- a CDS encoding penicillin-binding protein 2, producing MAGRLVWLQAFKGGHYRNLAQRQHQLRIGILPERGQIVDRQGRPLALSIDDRRSYPYGTVAGQLLGFTGRDGRGLEGLELYYDQELSGEAGWSTRQCDARGRIRPSLEYASKTARSGNSLQLTIDAEYQAIADEELIKAGDKFKAAWGTVVISDPSTGEILGMASYPEFDPNRPENFGRQAMTFGAVAAQFEPGSTFKAVTIALGLESRVIDTAEIFDGEQGSFAVGGHRIGEAEGHKYGPITVSKALAFSSNICLAKIGLALGKDKLYQGARAFGFGSRTGIECPGEAAGLMDKPDGWPVIKHANISFGQGLSVSALQLAMAYGAIANGGYLLRPRLIKGLAPAGQAVNGLCRPDTLRRVISDQTSAQMINMLERCVSEGTGQAAQIEGWRVAGKTGTAQKKEQGKKGYASDKYVASFIGFVPAEAPRLLVAVIIDEPQGRFFGGEVAAPVCHNVMQRIISLPKGLRQDLLAAR